In a genomic window of Rhodovulum sp. P5:
- a CDS encoding hemolysin III family protein: MDQYPPYTRAERRSDAVVHVTGLAVVAMGVPVLMVLAILFRGDGAAILGITVYGLALFAMIGFSALYHMVQHARWTPIFRRLDHAAIYWKIAGTYTPFTLLSGGQGATLVAGLWAAALTGTGLRVFVPNRFKALNMTLYPAMGWAGTIAGWSLFATLSPAVMTLIVTGGVLYTVGMMFFLWEKLPYHNTIWHIFVLVASVVFFAAVTTHVIQTA; this comes from the coding sequence ATGGATCAGTACCCACCCTATACCCGAGCCGAGCGCCGCTCCGATGCGGTTGTTCATGTGACCGGCCTTGCCGTCGTTGCGATGGGCGTGCCGGTCCTGATGGTCCTTGCGATCCTGTTCCGGGGCGACGGCGCCGCGATCCTCGGCATCACCGTCTACGGGCTTGCGCTTTTCGCGATGATCGGGTTCTCGGCGCTCTATCACATGGTGCAGCATGCCCGCTGGACGCCGATCTTCCGGCGCCTCGACCATGCCGCCATCTACTGGAAGATCGCCGGCACCTATACGCCGTTCACCCTGCTGTCGGGCGGTCAGGGCGCCACGCTGGTGGCGGGCCTTTGGGCCGCGGCCTTGACGGGAACCGGCCTGCGCGTCTTCGTGCCCAACCGGTTCAAGGCGCTGAACATGACCCTTTACCCCGCCATGGGATGGGCCGGGACCATCGCGGGTTGGAGCCTGTTTGCAACCCTGTCCCCCGCGGTCATGACACTGATCGTCACGGGCGGCGTACTTTATACCGTCGGCATGATGTTCTTCCTTTGGGAAAAGCTGCCCTATCACAACACGATCTGGCATATCTTCGTTCTGGTCGCCTCCGTCGTTTTCTTCGCGGCCGTGACGACCCACGTGATCCAGACGGCCTGA
- a CDS encoding contact-dependent growth inhibition system immunity protein encodes MSDYPELQTLISGWFHQDFDIEGETVPEIVAAYARSVPASRHVALIEEIDSFIRDNADGLDMAFEKAFSPDIDARAFSGSTLNFLSDVKAQLR; translated from the coding sequence ATGAGCGACTACCCCGAACTCCAAACACTCATATCGGGGTGGTTCCATCAGGATTTCGATATCGAAGGCGAAACCGTCCCAGAAATCGTTGCGGCCTATGCACGAAGCGTTCCGGCATCGCGCCATGTCGCGCTGATCGAGGAAATCGATTCGTTCATCAGAGACAATGCCGATGGGCTCGATATGGCCTTTGAGAAGGCATTCTCACCCGACATCGACGCAAGAGCGTTCAGCGGTTCCACGCTCAATTTCCTGTCCGACGTCAAGGCGCAACTCCGTTAG
- a CDS encoding RNase A-like domain-containing protein encodes MPDAVRAETTEDGLEIVLTPLQLAALLEGETIEEEATLSTRLWGVAGALFGAVELIGGAALLLVPEPTTVTKIAGGTLALHGADTIGTNVYQVVSGKTRMTLTAQTATAAAELMGADEKNARTVGLVVDIAVPLAAGFAGMLRAAAIRGGTITLKASEKAGGHAIARHVGKSDAELLQRLSQQRRIRAASTFRTLSEAEKAVAACLRQNKAAIQTWAKTASVGEPHGFEVALGKVIGRGVVRGSQTAQEMSKIRVVLKKEIVGNKPYFILTAFPIP; translated from the coding sequence ATGCCAGACGCTGTTCGCGCCGAGACAACTGAGGACGGCCTAGAAATCGTACTCACCCCCCTCCAACTCGCAGCACTTCTGGAAGGGGAGACGATCGAAGAAGAAGCTACCCTTTCAACGCGTCTTTGGGGCGTTGCAGGAGCTTTGTTTGGCGCGGTTGAACTCATTGGTGGGGCCGCACTCCTCCTTGTCCCCGAGCCCACAACGGTAACCAAGATCGCCGGTGGAACACTTGCCCTGCATGGCGCCGATACCATCGGCACGAACGTCTACCAGGTGGTGAGTGGAAAGACACGAATGACGCTCACAGCGCAGACGGCAACCGCTGCGGCCGAATTGATGGGCGCCGATGAAAAAAATGCGCGGACCGTCGGACTCGTCGTCGATATTGCCGTTCCGCTGGCGGCGGGTTTTGCAGGAATGCTTCGGGCGGCCGCGATCCGCGGTGGCACCATCACGCTGAAAGCCTCAGAAAAGGCCGGGGGGCATGCCATCGCGCGCCACGTCGGAAAGAGCGACGCTGAGTTGCTGCAGCGCCTTTCACAACAGCGGCGCATTCGGGCCGCATCGACCTTCCGGACGCTGAGCGAAGCGGAGAAAGCAGTCGCCGCCTGCCTAAGGCAGAACAAGGCGGCAATTCAGACTTGGGCAAAGACTGCGTCTGTCGGAGAACCTCATGGTTTCGAGGTCGCACTTGGAAAAGTAATCGGGCGGGGAGTGGTGCGGGGATCGCAAACCGCACAGGAAATGTCCAAGATCCGCGTGGTGCTGAAGAAGGAGATCGTCGGCAACAAACCCTATTTCATCCTAACAGCCTTTCCGATTCCATGA
- the carB gene encoding carbamoyl-phosphate synthase large subunit, protein MPKRTDIKSIMIIGAGPIIIGQACEFDYSGAQACKALKEEGYRVILVNSNPATIMTDPGLADATYIEPITPEVVAKIIEKERPDALLPTMGGQTGLNTSLKLADMGVLHKFGVELIGANRAAIEMAEDRKLFREAMDRIGLENPKATIANNMEECMAALEHVGLPAIIRPAFTLGGTGGGVAYNREEFEHFCRTGLDASPVDQILIDESLLGWKEFEMEVVRDKADNAIIVCSIENVDPMGVHTGDSITVAPALTLTDKEYQMMRNGSIAVLREIGVETGGSNVQWAVNPADGRMVVIEMNPRVSRSSALASKATGFPIAKIAAKLAVGYTLDELDNDITKVTPASFEPTIDYVVTKIPRFAFEKFPGAKPELTTAMKSVGEAMAIGRTVHESFQKALASLETGLTGFDEIDIDGAPDKAQIVAALSKQTPDRLRTIAQAMRHGMSDDEIQAVTHFDPWFLARIREIVDAEDIVRKDGLPVTEDGLRRLKMLGFTDARLATLTGRDEDQVRRARQNLGVTAVFKRIDTCAAEFEAQTPYMYSTYETPVMGDVECEARPSDRKKVVILGGGPNRIGQGIEFDYCCCHACFALTDAGYETIMINCNPETVSTDYDTSDRLYFEPLTFEHVMEILRVEKSHGTLHGVIVQFGGQTPLKLANALEAEGIPILGTSPDAIDLAEDRERFQALVHKLDLKQPKNAIAASAEEALNAAESIGFPLVIRPSYVLGGRAMEIVRDMGHLERYIAEAVVVSGKSPVLLDSYLSGATEVDVDALCDGKAVHVAGVMQHIEEAGVHSGDSACSLPPHSLPKDIVEQLKHQTEALALALGVVGLMNVQFAVKDGEIYLIEVNPRASRTVPFVAKATDSAIASIAARLMAGETLSAFPMRPPYPADADPDTPLPLADQMSLADPNMPWFSVKEAVMPFARFPGVDTLLGPEMRSTGEVMGWDRSFPRAFLKAQLGAGTDLPNAGNVFFSIKDADKTPELAETARLLIDLGFSILATRGTAAFLAENDIAADVVNKAYEGGRTIVDVMKDGLVHLVINTTEGAQAVSDSRSMRAVALMDRIPYFTTAAAAHAAALAMKSREDGEIGVRSLQG, encoded by the coding sequence ATGCCGAAAAGAACCGATATCAAATCCATCATGATCATCGGCGCGGGCCCCATCATCATCGGGCAGGCCTGCGAATTCGACTATTCCGGCGCTCAAGCCTGCAAGGCGCTGAAGGAGGAAGGCTACCGGGTCATCCTCGTCAACTCCAACCCCGCCACGATCATGACCGATCCGGGGCTGGCCGATGCCACCTATATCGAGCCGATCACCCCCGAGGTCGTCGCCAAGATCATCGAGAAAGAGCGCCCCGACGCGCTGTTGCCCACGATGGGCGGGCAGACCGGCCTGAACACCTCGCTGAAGCTTGCCGATATGGGCGTGCTGCACAAATTCGGGGTGGAACTGATCGGCGCCAACCGCGCCGCCATCGAAATGGCCGAGGACCGCAAGCTGTTCCGCGAGGCGATGGACCGGATCGGGCTGGAAAACCCCAAGGCCACCATCGCCAACAACATGGAAGAGTGCATGGCCGCGCTGGAACATGTGGGCCTGCCCGCGATCATCCGCCCGGCCTTCACCCTTGGCGGCACCGGCGGCGGGGTCGCGTACAACCGCGAGGAGTTCGAGCATTTCTGCCGGACGGGCCTTGATGCCTCCCCGGTCGACCAGATCCTGATCGACGAAAGCCTTCTGGGTTGGAAGGAGTTCGAGATGGAGGTCGTCCGCGACAAGGCGGACAACGCGATCATCGTCTGTTCGATCGAGAATGTGGACCCGATGGGGGTGCATACCGGCGATTCCATCACCGTGGCCCCGGCACTGACGCTGACCGACAAGGAATACCAGATGATGCGCAACGGCTCTATCGCCGTGCTGCGCGAAATCGGGGTCGAAACCGGCGGGTCGAACGTGCAATGGGCGGTCAACCCCGCCGACGGCCGGATGGTCGTGATCGAGATGAACCCGCGGGTGTCGCGGTCGTCCGCCCTGGCCTCCAAGGCCACAGGGTTTCCGATTGCCAAGATCGCCGCGAAGCTGGCGGTCGGCTACACGCTGGACGAGCTGGACAACGACATCACCAAGGTGACGCCTGCCAGCTTTGAACCCACCATCGACTATGTCGTGACGAAAATCCCGCGCTTTGCGTTCGAGAAATTCCCCGGCGCCAAGCCGGAACTGACCACCGCGATGAAATCGGTGGGCGAGGCGATGGCCATCGGCCGAACCGTGCATGAGTCCTTCCAGAAGGCGCTGGCCTCGCTGGAAACCGGGCTGACGGGCTTCGACGAGATCGACATCGACGGCGCGCCCGACAAGGCGCAGATCGTTGCCGCCCTGTCGAAACAGACGCCGGACCGGCTTCGGACCATCGCGCAGGCCATGCGCCACGGGATGTCGGATGACGAGATTCAGGCCGTCACCCATTTCGATCCGTGGTTCCTGGCCCGTATCCGCGAAATCGTGGACGCCGAGGATATCGTCCGCAAGGACGGACTGCCCGTGACCGAGGATGGCTTGCGCCGCCTCAAGATGCTGGGCTTCACCGATGCACGGCTGGCCACGCTGACTGGCCGGGACGAGGATCAGGTGCGCCGCGCCCGCCAGAATTTGGGCGTGACCGCCGTTTTCAAACGCATCGACACCTGCGCGGCAGAGTTCGAGGCGCAGACACCCTACATGTATTCGACCTATGAGACCCCGGTCATGGGCGATGTGGAATGCGAAGCGCGCCCGTCCGACCGAAAGAAGGTCGTGATCCTGGGCGGCGGGCCGAACCGGATCGGACAGGGGATCGAGTTCGACTATTGCTGTTGTCATGCCTGTTTCGCCCTGACCGATGCGGGGTACGAGACGATCATGATCAACTGCAACCCCGAGACGGTCTCCACCGACTACGACACCTCGGACCGGCTCTATTTCGAGCCGCTGACCTTCGAGCATGTGATGGAGATCCTCAGGGTCGAGAAATCCCATGGCACGCTGCATGGCGTGATCGTGCAGTTCGGTGGCCAGACGCCGTTGAAGCTCGCCAATGCGCTGGAGGCGGAAGGCATCCCGATCCTCGGCACCTCGCCTGACGCCATCGACCTGGCCGAGGACCGGGAACGGTTCCAGGCGCTCGTGCACAAACTGGACCTGAAACAGCCCAAGAACGCCATCGCCGCGTCGGCGGAAGAGGCATTGAACGCCGCCGAAAGCATCGGCTTCCCGCTTGTGATCCGCCCGTCCTACGTTCTGGGCGGCCGTGCGATGGAAATTGTCCGCGACATGGGCCATCTGGAACGCTACATCGCCGAGGCGGTCGTGGTCTCCGGCAAGTCACCCGTGCTTCTGGACAGCTATCTCTCCGGCGCAACCGAGGTGGATGTAGACGCGCTCTGCGACGGCAAGGCCGTGCATGTGGCCGGCGTGATGCAGCATATCGAGGAAGCGGGCGTTCATTCCGGCGACAGCGCCTGTTCGCTGCCGCCCCACAGCCTGCCCAAAGACATCGTGGAACAGTTGAAGCACCAGACCGAGGCGCTGGCACTGGCCCTTGGGGTCGTCGGCCTGATGAACGTGCAATTCGCGGTCAAGGACGGCGAGATCTATCTGATCGAGGTGAACCCGCGCGCCAGCCGCACCGTGCCCTTCGTGGCCAAGGCGACCGACAGTGCCATCGCCTCTATCGCCGCGCGGCTGATGGCGGGAGAGACGCTGTCGGCCTTCCCCATGCGCCCGCCCTACCCCGCCGATGCCGACCCCGACACGCCGCTGCCGCTGGCCGACCAGATGTCGCTGGCCGACCCGAACATGCCGTGGTTCTCGGTGAAAGAGGCGGTGATGCCCTTTGCCCGCTTCCCCGGCGTCGACACGCTGCTGGGGCCGGAGATGCGCTCCACCGGCGAGGTCATGGGCTGGGACCGCTCCTTCCCGCGCGCATTCCTCAAGGCGCAACTGGGGGCGGGCACGGATCTGCCGAATGCGGGCAACGTGTTCTTCTCGATCAAGGATGCCGACAAGACGCCGGAGCTTGCCGAGACCGCGCGCCTGTTGATCGATCTGGGCTTTTCGATCCTCGCCACCCGCGGCACGGCAGCCTTCCTTGCCGAAAACGACATCGCGGCGGACGTTGTGAACAAGGCCTATGAGGGCGGCCGCACCATCGTCGACGTCATGAAGGACGGGTTGGTGCATCTGGTGATCAACACCACCGAAGGGGCGCAGGCGGTGTCCGACTCCCGCTCCATGCGCGCCGTCGCCCTGATGGACCGGATCCCCTATTTCACCACCGCCGCCGCGGCCCATGCCGCCGCGCTGGCGATGAAATCCCGCGAGGACGGTGAAATCGGCGTGCGGAGCTTGCAGGGGTGA
- a CDS encoding glycosyltransferase family 87 protein → MNDRRSLVLGLLCLGLWSAVVLHRVWGNWADDLAAVYMAGHMIATGRPELVYVVSADSFVNTTPKVWQADLQALGAGKQPAFPYIYPPLWAVLVAPLTKIMGPLAFFNLAATILIPMLGFGVWLAWRLVRRAVAIPFWQWGLFSALLLQTGVIPAFALDLMQPQIAVAVLCLLAVERMAYGRDRAAGLALAVATALKLTPAALLLIFLIERRWRAIAAFALATAGFCGGNLLLVSPALNAAFLDTLSTIRGTMVLSGVNFSANSALYGLFYATGLIPPNDSAMTNALVHNPPALIGLISKTALLALLAASLAAARRIAAAWRPVFLLFQLTLLLGLFGPFSWAHYFLLQVLLAPAMLALPNPALRLSLAFATLCFGSVVALVKLQNLPLPGITAASVAVGTLLLLGLVVTRMAARTSPRPFPGE, encoded by the coding sequence TTGAACGACAGACGATCCCTTGTGCTGGGCCTGCTTTGCCTTGGCCTCTGGTCGGCGGTCGTCCTGCATCGCGTCTGGGGCAACTGGGCCGACGATCTTGCGGCGGTCTATATGGCAGGCCACATGATAGCGACGGGGCGACCGGAACTTGTCTACGTGGTCTCCGCCGACAGCTTCGTGAACACCACGCCGAAGGTCTGGCAGGCCGATCTTCAGGCCCTTGGCGCGGGCAAGCAGCCTGCGTTCCCCTATATCTACCCGCCCCTCTGGGCGGTCCTCGTTGCCCCGCTGACAAAAATCATGGGCCCGCTTGCCTTCTTCAACCTCGCGGCCACGATCCTGATTCCGATGCTGGGGTTCGGCGTCTGGCTGGCCTGGCGTCTTGTCCGTAGGGCCGTGGCGATCCCGTTCTGGCAATGGGGCCTGTTCTCGGCCCTGCTGCTGCAGACCGGCGTGATTCCGGCCTTTGCGCTGGACCTGATGCAGCCACAAATCGCGGTGGCCGTCCTGTGCCTGCTGGCGGTGGAGCGGATGGCGTATGGGCGCGACAGGGCGGCCGGGCTTGCGCTTGCGGTGGCCACCGCGCTCAAGCTGACACCGGCCGCATTGCTGTTGATCTTTCTCATTGAACGCAGGTGGCGAGCCATCGCCGCATTTGCGCTGGCCACGGCCGGGTTCTGCGGGGGAAATCTGTTGCTCGTCAGTCCCGCGCTGAACGCGGCCTTCCTCGACACGCTGTCGACGATTCGCGGCACCATGGTGCTGAGCGGGGTGAACTTCTCGGCCAATTCGGCGCTTTACGGCCTGTTCTATGCTACCGGCCTGATCCCGCCAAATGACAGCGCCATGACGAATGCACTCGTCCACAACCCGCCGGCCCTGATCGGCCTGATCTCGAAGACGGCGCTTCTTGCCCTGCTGGCGGCATCGCTGGCGGCCGCCCGGCGCATCGCCGCGGCCTGGCGGCCGGTCTTCCTGCTGTTTCAACTGACTCTGCTTCTGGGTCTCTTCGGGCCGTTCAGTTGGGCCCACTATTTCCTGCTGCAGGTTCTGCTTGCCCCGGCCATGCTGGCGCTACCGAACCCCGCCCTGCGCCTGTCCCTGGCGTTTGCGACGCTTTGTTTCGGCAGCGTCGTGGCCCTGGTCAAACTGCAGAACCTTCCCCTGCCCGGGATAACGGCGGCCTCGGTCGCCGTGGGAACGCTGCTGTTGCTGGGGCTTGTCGTTACGCGCATGGCCGCCCGAACATCACCACGGCCCTTCCCGGGCGAGTGA